In Anaerococcus prevotii DSM 20548, the genomic window CTTACTTGCCCTAATCGCACCAATAACTAAGCTTATAGTTAACACCAGGATAGGTCCAACTGCAGCTATAGTTCCATTAATATTTTCTACAGTGCCATTTTTCGCAAAACAAGTCGAACAGGCCCTAGCGGAAGTAGATTCTGGAGTGATAGAAGCAGCAGAAGCGATGGGTAAGGGACCGGTTGAGATAATCTGGTCAGTTTATCTTAGAGAAGGACTTCCTTCCATAATCAGAGCCTCATCCATAACCCTAATCTCCCTACTAGGTCTTACAGCAATGGCTGGCCTAATCGGTGGAGGTGGAATCGGAGACCTTGCCATAGCGGTAGGCTATCAAAGGTACAAGGACGACGTGGTCCTAATATCAGTAGTAATAATCTTAATCATAGTATTTATAATCCAAGGAGTATCAAACATACTCATTAGAAAAACTAGTCACTAGGAGGAAATATGAAAAAAATATTTGGAATTATATCGGCCCTGACCCTCGCAGTTTTAATCACAAGCTGTGGCGGGGCAGATAAAAACGAAAGCAAAGAAGCTCTTAAGCTTGGAGTAGTAGGAGAGAGAAATGTCGAATACGAAGATGCCATCAAAAGATACGAGAAGGATACTGGCAAAAAGATTGAGCTTGTAAGATTTAACGATTACAACCAACCTAACGATGCCCTAAAGGACGGTAACATCGACCTATCATCCTTTGCGACCTATATATTTATAGAAGACTATAACAAAAACCAAAATGCAAACTTCACTTATCTTGCGGATACAATAATATCGCCAATGGGAGTTTACTCACAAAAAATTAAAGAGATAGGAGAAATCCCTGAAGGAGGAAAGATTGCAATACCTGTAGAAGTATCAAACAACTCTAGGGCCCTATACATCCTAGAATCTGCAGGAGTGATCAAGATTAAGGAAGGAAGCGGAGACTTTATAACCCTAGATGACATAGCAGAAAACCCTAAAAACATAGAGTTTGTAGAGCTTCCAGCAGACCAAGTTTCAAGAGCCCTAGAGGATGTGGATGCAGCCCTTATCAACTCTGACATGGCTATGGAAGCAGGACTTTCACCAACAGAAGATTCAATCTTTCTTGAAGATCCAGAAAACGAAAGAGCCAAGAACTTTATAAATGTAATAGCAGTAAAAGAAAATAATAAGGATAATGAAGATATCAAAAATTTCATAGAAAACTATTATCTAACAGATGAAACAAAAAAGGTCATAGAAGACGAATACAAGGGAGCAGTAATCCCAATATTTAAACTAAGATAGGTTATTAAGATTAATATCTTTAATAATATAAATGTAAATTATAGGAGGAAATAATGAAAAAATTTACAAAAATCGCCCTAGCACTTGCTCTAGTCCTAGGATTTAGCGCATGTGGAGCAAACAAGGAAGCAAAACCAGCGGATAGCAAAGAAGAAGTAAAAACAGAAGATACTTCAAAAAAAGAAGACGGCACAATTAAAATTGGTGTAGTTGGTGAATACAACGACGTCCTAAATGAAGTGATCAAAAGATACGAAGAAGGAACAGGCAAGAAGGCAGAGCTTGTAATATTCTCAGACTACAGCCAGCCAAACGAAGCCCTTCTAGCAGGAGATATCGACCTAAACGCCTACCAACACTACAAATTCCTAAACGAATTTAATGAATCAAAAGGATCAGATTTAGTATCAATCGGAGATACAATGCTTGCCCCAATGGCCCTATACTCAAACAAGCTCAAATCAATTGACGAGCTAGAAGACGGAGCCAAAATCGCCATACCTAACGATCCAACAAACGGAGCAAGAGCCCTCTTCCTACTTCAAGAAGCAGGTCTAATCAAAGTAGAAGGTGAAGCAGGCGACCTAATAGGACTTGACAAAGTAACAGACAACCCTAAAAACTTAGAACTAATAGAAATGGACGCATCCCAAACAACAAGAAGTCTAGACGACTGCGACCTAGCAGCAGTAAACGACACCTTCGCCCTAGACGCAGGACTAGATAAAGAAACAGCAATATTCAAAGAAGACCCAAAAACAGAATCAGTAAAACAATACATCAACCTAATAGCAGTAAGAAAAGAAGACGAAAACAACGAAGAATACAAAGAATTCGTAAAATACTACCAAACAGAAGAAACCAAAAAAGACATGGAAGAAATAACAAAAGGAGCATGGATACCTGCTTGGTAAGCGCCGCTACCCGACCTGGTAGGGTCGCAAAGTAGCGAAGCGCTTTGCGATTTATTGTCCGCCTTGTTTAGAAAAAACAAGGCAGATACATAAGAGCAAGAAATGCCCTGAATGGGTATTTCGCAGCGGAGTAAAACTAAAGAAAAAGTATACTTTCGCGGTGAGAAAGTAGCGAAGCGCTTTGCGATTTATTGTCCGCCTTGTTTAGAAAAAACAAGGCAGATACATAAGAGCAAGAAATGCCCTGAATGGGTATTTCGCAGCGGAGTAAAACTAAAGAAAAAGTATACTTTCGCGGTGAGAAAATAGCGAAGCGCTTTGCGATTTATTGTCTGCCTTGTTTATAAAAAAACAAGGCAGATACATAGGAGCAAGAAATACCCTAAATGGGTATTTCGAAGCGGAGTGATTCTGGAGAAAGCCAATATGATCCGAGTTAGCGAAGCTCTTTGCGATCCAATGTCTTGCTTGTTTAGAAAAACAAGGCAAATAAAAAAGATTTTGGATTTAGTCTTCGATTCTCTGAAAGCTATCTAAAATTAATCACTTCCAAAACAAGAAATATTAGCATAAAATGCTGGCTCATTATTTTCTAAAAGCATTTGTCTCTCCAAGATTTGAAATAATAATCATGGAAAATATGGGCTGGTATTTTTTTACCCAAAAGGAGGTCTAAATGAAAATTTTAAAAGAAAATAAATCTTCCCTAATACTATTACTGTCGATGTTTATTGGAGCTATTCTAGGACTTATCTTAGGAGAATCTGCAAAGAGCCTTCAAGGAGTAGCCAATATCTTCCTAAATCTCTTGTATGTATCAATAGTTCCAATGATTTTCACATCAATTGTATCTTCGATTACGGGGATGAAGACTACCAAGACTATCGGAAAGATACTAGGACTTATGTTTCTAATATTTATTATTACAGGCCTATTTGCAGCGCTTTATATGATAGTTTTTACTCAAATACTTGACCCTAGCAAGAATGCTGTCCTTAATTTCAAGGATTTTGAAATAGAGAAGAGTCCCAGCATCGATCTTTTATCCATGCTTACAGTGGATGATTTTTCTAAATTACTTTCCAGGGAAAATCTGATGGCCCTTATAGTATTTTCCTTCTTCGTAGGACTTGCTATATCTAAGCTTGCTGATGAGGCAAGGCTTGTAAAGGACTTTATAGATCAATCCTCTAAGGTCGTTACAAAGATTATTTCATATATAATGAAGCTTGCTCCAATAGGCTTGGGTGCATATTTTGCAGTCCTTTTAGGAGAAAATGGCAAACAGATTGTAGGTCCCCTATCAAGGACAATCCTGATATTTGCCCTTGCTTCAATCATATATTTTTTCTTTGTAAATTTCATCATGGCCTTTATCGGGGGAGGACTTAAATCTTGCAAAAAGCTATTTACATATATGTGGCCACCAGTTCTTACAGCCTTTGGGACAAGTTCCTCTGCGGCAGCCCTTCCTCCAAATCTTGAGGCAGGAAGAAAAATTGGAATCAGAGAAGATGTGAATTCAATAGTCCTTCCCATAGGGGCAAATCTCCACAAGGATGGAACGGTCTTGATCCAAATAATAAAGATTGCCCTCTTGTGCCCTATATTTGGAATAGACTTACTAGATCCTTCTAATCTCTTGACAGCTATAGCAGTATCAGTCATAGCCTCATCAGTTATGGGGGCAGTTCCAGGAGGAGGCTATACTGGAGAGATTTTCCTCATATCAGCCTTTGCCTTCCCTCAAAGCTCGATTCCAATCATGGTCCTAATAGCAACCATAGTAGACCCCCTAGCCACAGCCATCAACACAAGCACAGACCTTGGGGCAGCTATGATAGTAGAAAGATTTGTAAAATAAAGTAGGGGGCTGTTGCAGAATGAATAAATCGTACTGTTATCGTTAGAAGAACCTCCACGGAAAATCTCATTACGCCGATAGGCTAACCGCCTCCATCAGCCGGCAGGCGCCAATTAGCCTACCGGCTAGGAGAGGTAAAATTTCCTAAGAGAACCTTCTAACGATAGTACGATGATTATTCATAGTTTTGCAACAGCCCCTTTTACGTACAATCTTTTCTATTTTTCTGTACGAATATCGTGTTTATAGTCATAGGGACAGGGTAAGTGAATAAGGTTGGTATTTATGAAATAAAACTTAAAGCCTTAAATTAAAATAATAGGGGAAGATTAATTATGGAGAAATTAAATGAAGAAAATTTAGATAGGATTATCGATGAATTGCTTAAGGATGATGAAATATCTACAGAAGAGAAGAAAATTTTATTTAGATACAAGAAAAACTATGATAAAAGCTTTATGAATAGGGTCCATTATCTTAAGGAAGATCTTTCAATCCTAAATCTAGAAAAAGGCATAGCTAAGGGCCTAAACCCTAATGTTTTTAATTTATACAGGGAATTAATAAGACAGCATCCCAAGACTGGACCTGCATCAATATTTAATGGACTGATAAAGTGAAATATCCATAATTTAGAAATGCTTCTAAGCCATGAATATCTTAAAATTAAAAGCAGGAGGTCTAACTTATCTCAAATCGAAAATTGACGAAACAAGTTAGCTTATAAGCTCCTGCTTTTTTAATCTTTATTTAATTGTCTCTACATCTGAGATCTTGTATGGGGTGTGTTGGTAGACATAGTGGTTAATCCAGTTGTTAAAGAATATGTATCCAGTTGATCTCCATCTCTGGATAATTTTTTTATTTGGATCATCGTCTAGATAATAGTTTTCGGCAGGCTTGGTCCCAAGTCCCTTTTTTATGTCCCTCCTATATTCATCATCTAGGGTATTAGTATCGTATTCTAGATGATTTAGGTTAAAGACAAATCTGTTGTCGATACTCTTAATTATAGTAGATCCCATCTTATCATCGGCTAGGAGGACTTTAAGCTTTGGAATTCTTTCGACTTCTTCCTTTCTGATTGTCTTATATCTTGAGTTTGGCATATAAAAGCTATCGTCAAAGCCCAGAAAGAGAGGATCGGAGCTTTGCTTATAGTACCTGTTAACTGTAAATATTTTCTTATCCAAGGAGTCGATATTCACACCGTAGTAATAATCAAGGGCTGCTATGGCAGACCAGCAGATGAAAAGAGTCGAGTAGACATTTTTCTTTGCAAATTCAAATATTTTTTTAAGCTCCTCCCAGTAGATTATATCGTCGTAGGCCTTATGCTCTAGGGGAGCTCCGGTTATGATTAGGCCGTCGTATTTTTTATCCTTTATTTCTTCATAGCTTACATAAAACTTCTCCAGATGTTTTTGATAATTCGAAGACTTGTAGCTTGCCATCGCTATCAAATCTATTTCGATTTGGAGGGGAGTGTTTGAGATTAGTCTTAGAAGCTGAACTTCTGTTTCCTTTTTGGTTGGCATTAGATTAACTATGCCAATCTTAAGGGCTCTTATATCCTGTGACTTGGCCCTTTCTTCTACCATGGTGAATATATTTTCTTTGTCTAAAGTTTCTTTGGATATTAAATCTTCTGGTATTATTACTGGCATCTTATCTCCTTACAGCCTTATCTAGGGCTTGGCTTATATCTTCGATTAGATCATCCGCATCTTCAATTCCTATTGAAAGTCGGATTAGGCTCTTTGATACTCCAACCTTTTCGAGCTCTTCATCAGATAGTTGCCTGTGAGTAGAAGAAGCTGGGTGGAGGGCAAGGCTTCTTACATCTGCCACATGGACAGCGAGCGTGATTAAGTTAAGGGAGTCGATGAATTTGCTCGCCTCATCTCTTCCTCCTTTTATCTCAAAAGATACGACGCCAGAGCCTCCCTTAAGATATTTCTTGGCATAAGGATAAGATGGGGAGGATTCTAGGAAGGGATAGGAAACAGAATCTACCTTGTCGCTATCTTCCAGAAATTCTGCGACCCTTAGGGCATTTTCTGAATGCTTGTTCATTCTCAAGGCTAGGGTGTCGAGACCAAGGATTGTAAGGAAGGCGTTTTGTGGAGAGATAACTGCTCCGAAATCTCTTAGGCCAACTGTTCTAAGTCTTGCCCCGTAGGCAGCATTTTTAAATTGTTCAGTAAAGATAAGTCCGTGGTAGGATTCATCTGGCTTGGTAAGTCTATCGAAATCTCCACTTTCCCAATCAAAGTTTCCAGAATCTACAATAAGACCGCCGAGGGCTGCTGCGTGACCATCTATATATTTAGAAGAAGAGTAAGTCACGATATCACAACCATAATCAATTGGCCTAAGAAGGGCAGGTGTTGCCAGAGTATTATCTAATATCAATGGAATATTATGCTCGTGGGCAATATCTGCGTAGGATTTGATATCTAGTACACTTGCCTTAGGATTTGATATAGTTTCTCCAAAGACTAGCTTTGTATTATCATCAATAGCAGCCCTAAGCTCATCCAAGTCGTTGTTATTTACAAATTTAGTTTCTATACCCAAATCCCTTAGGGTATTGGCGAAAAGATTGTAAGTTCCACCGTAAATATTATTTACAGCGACTATATTATCGCCTGCCTTGGCTATATTTAAGACAGCTAGGAGGTTGGCTGCTTGTCCCGATCCTGTCCCTACTGCACAGACTCCTCCGTCAAGATCTGCGATTTTCTTCTCTAGAGCATCTATAGTAGGGTTTCCAAGCCTTGTATAGAAAAATCCACTTTCCTTTAGGTCAAAGAGGTCGGCAATCTCACTTGTCTTTTCATAAGAAAATGTAGTCGACTGCACTATTGGAGGGATGCTACTGTCTCCATTTTTTGCTTCATAACCTGCTCTGACACATGCTGTGTCAATGTTTTTGTATTTACTCATAATAGTAACTCCTTAAATAAATTTCATAAAATTTATATAAAAAAAGTCCCTAGGCCAAAAGACCTAAGGACGAAAATCCGTGTTACCACCTTAATTTAATATATGCTCACACATATAAACTTATCAGGTACAAACATACCCTTGCTTTGTAACGTAAGCTAACGTAGGCCTCTAATATCGAAGCCTCCTAGATAAAGACCATCTTCATACAACTTCCATCTACTTCTTTCACCAAAACGAAGCTCTCTGTAATCAAGTCCTTGTACTACTCTTCTTTATATAAAGTTTATGATAATGCAATTATATAACTAATTATTAAAAATGTCAACTGCAAAAATACTCCCAAGTTGTATAATCTATACTAGAAGAGTCAAGGAGGTTTTATGACTAGTGTATATGACTTTACAGTTTTAGATAAAGATAATAAGGAAATCTCCCTTAGTAAATATGAGGGAAAGGTCCTTCTTATAGTAAATACAGCTACCCACTGTGGCTTTACCAAACAATACGACGCTCTCGAGGCCTTATATAAGAAATATAAGGATCAGGGCTTTGAGATTTTGGACTTTCCTTGCAATCAATTTGGAAATCAAGCTCCAGAATCTGATGAAGAGATAGATTCCTTCTGTGCCCTAAACTTTGGGACAAGCTTTGACAGATTCAAAAAAATCGACGTTAATGGGGAAAATGAAGACCCACTTTATACCTTCCTTAAGGAAGAAAAGAAAGGACTTGGCAAGGCTATCAAGTGGAACTTCACCAAGTTTTTGATAGATAGAGAAGGAAATGTAGTAGCACGCTTCGGTTCAAATAAGAAGCCAGAGAATATGGAAAAAGATATAGAGAAATTATTAGGATAGGAAAATGGACAAATTTGTAAAACTAGCTTTCGATTCCTTAAGGCACTATCTAGATACGGGAAAATATCTCGACAAGTACGATGAGGAATTTGAAGATAACCACAACGGTGTAATCATAGAAATAAAAATGGGAGATAAGAGAGAAAGGGCAGGATCAATTTATCCAACCAGGAAAAACATAGGCCTAGATATAATCAACGAGACAGTCAATCTCGGAATTTTTAACAATGCCTTAGCTATCAAGGAAGATGACCTAGATGATATTTATATCCAAGTTCTAGAGATTAATAAGGTTAAGCCAATCGCCAAAATCGAAGACTTCGGAGTCTACCACGGCCTCTTACTAAATTACAACAACAACCCAGTTATAGTCTACAGAAATGACTACGAAAGCGACTATCAGATGTATGAAGATGCTAAGGACAGGGCCAATATTGACGAGTTTGATGTCTACAACCTAGAGAAGTTTAAGATAGTTAGACACATATAGGAATTAATATTTGACAAAAAACAGTCTTAGTATTATATTATAATATAAATATGACGTTAAGAAGAAGAGTAACCCTCTATCAATCTAAAAGAGAGGCAGGTTAGGTGAAAGCTGCTAGAGGCGTTTTGGGCGAAGATCATCTTCTAGTCTAATAAATGAATTAGTAGTTTATTACGTTACAATTGCGTTAAATTGTCTATTAAAACGGTGGACCGTCCTTTTTAAGGACGGTTTTATTTTTTAGAAATAAAAGGAGTTATTGATGTCAGAATTTAAATCTTTAGACAGCAAAGATGTAAGGAAAAGAGAAGGAGAAGTCGAAAAGTATTGGCAAGAAATAGACCTACTTAACGAGACTTTCGCTACAAGAGAGGATGCCGAAGAATACATAATCTACGACGGACCTCCAACAGCAAACGGTAGACCAGGAATCCACCACGTTATCGCTCGTACCCTTAAGGACATGACAAGCAGATACAAAAACATGCAAGGCTACAAGGTCCTAAAAAAGGCAGGCTGGGATACACACGGTCTTCCTGTAGAAATAGAAGTAGAAAAGACCCTAGGCTTTCACGACAAAAACGACATAGAAGAATACGGAATCGAAAAGTTCAACAAGTTATGTAAGGAATCTGTTTGGAAATACTCCGACCAATGGAGAGAGATGTCAGATAGGATGGCCTATCTCTACAACATGGATGATCCTTATGTCACAATGGATAACGACTATGTAGAAACAGAATGGTACCTCCTAGATAAGGCCTTCAAAAACGGCTATATCTACGAGGGAGCCAAGGTTATGCCTTACTGTCCACGTTGTGGTACAGGTCTTGCAAGCCACGAGGTTGCCCAAGGTTACCAAATGGATAAGACCATTACTCTTACAGTTAAGTTTAAGAAAAAGGGGACTGATAACGAGTACTTCCTAGCATGGACCACAACCCCATGGACCCTCCCATCAAACGTGGCCCTATCAGTTCACCCAGAGCTTACTTACGCTAAGCTTTACGTAGCAGATGAAGATTCTTACTATTATTGTGCCAAATCCCTAGCTGAAAATCTTATGGGAGAAAGGGACTACGAAGTCGTAGAAGAATTCCCAGGCAAGGATATGGAATACTGGGAATATGAACAACTTATGCCATATGTAAATGTAGGAGATGACAAGGCCTTTATCATAACCCTTGCCGACTACGTTTCTGCAGAAGATGGTACAGGTATAGTTCACTCCGCTCCAGCCTTTGGTGAGGACGACTACCAAATAGGAAGAAAATACGGACTTGCCTTTGTCCAACCAGTTGACCTTGAAGGATGCTTTACAGAAACTCCTTGGAAGGGCGAATTTATCTTTGATACCAACGAAAAAATCTGGAGACACCTCCAAGAAGAAGGCAAGGTATTTAACAAACAAACTATAGAACACAACTACCCACACTGCTGGAGATGCCACACACCACTAGTATATTATGCAAAACCATCCTGGTATATAGAAATGAGCAAGTTCTCAGATGCCATGGTAGAAAACAACAAAAGCGTAAACTGGTACCCACAAACTATAGGGGACAAGAGATTTGGAAACTGGCTCGAAAACGTAAAAGACTGGGCTATATCTAGGTCAAGATACTGGGGAACTCCACTAAATATCTGGAAATGTGATGAATGCGGCCACACAGATACAGTTGGATCAAGAGCCGAGCTAAAGGAACGTGCAATCGAGGATATATCAGAAGATATAGAACTTCACAGACCATATGTAGATAACGTATCTATCAAATGTGATAAGTGCGGAGGCACCATGCATAGGGTTCCTGATGTAATCGACGTTTGGTTTGACTCAGGAGCAATGCCATTTGCCCAACTTCACTATCCATTCGAACACAAGGAAGACTTTGAAGAATACTTCCCAGCAGACTTTATCTGTGAAGGAATCGACCAAACAAGAGGCTGGTTCTACTCACTAATGGCCATATCTACCATCACAACAGGCAAGGCACCTTACAAAAATGTCTTAGTAAATGACCTTGTAGTAGATAAGAATGGTCAAAAGATGAGTAAATCCAAAGGAAACA contains:
- a CDS encoding methionine ABC transporter permease, with product MGYFDYALSISDRIVKETWATLHMLVVSAIFAGIFGLILGVILVVTDRGRILENRKLYSVLDKITNTFRAIPFVILLALIAPITKLIVNTRIGPTAAIVPLIFSTVPFFAKQVEQALAEVDSGVIEAAEAMGKGPVEIIWSVYLREGLPSIIRASSITLISLLGLTAMAGLIGGGGIGDLAIAVGYQRYKDDVVLISVVIILIIVFIIQGVSNILIRKTSH
- a CDS encoding MetQ/NlpA family ABC transporter substrate-binding protein, which codes for MKKIFGIISALTLAVLITSCGGADKNESKEALKLGVVGERNVEYEDAIKRYEKDTGKKIELVRFNDYNQPNDALKDGNIDLSSFATYIFIEDYNKNQNANFTYLADTIISPMGVYSQKIKEIGEIPEGGKIAIPVEVSNNSRALYILESAGVIKIKEGSGDFITLDDIAENPKNIEFVELPADQVSRALEDVDAALINSDMAMEAGLSPTEDSIFLEDPENERAKNFINVIAVKENNKDNEDIKNFIENYYLTDETKKVIEDEYKGAVIPIFKLR
- a CDS encoding MetQ/NlpA family ABC transporter substrate-binding protein → MKKFTKIALALALVLGFSACGANKEAKPADSKEEVKTEDTSKKEDGTIKIGVVGEYNDVLNEVIKRYEEGTGKKAELVIFSDYSQPNEALLAGDIDLNAYQHYKFLNEFNESKGSDLVSIGDTMLAPMALYSNKLKSIDELEDGAKIAIPNDPTNGARALFLLQEAGLIKVEGEAGDLIGLDKVTDNPKNLELIEMDASQTTRSLDDCDLAAVNDTFALDAGLDKETAIFKEDPKTESVKQYINLIAVRKEDENNEEYKEFVKYYQTEETKKDMEEITKGAWIPAW
- a CDS encoding dicarboxylate/amino acid:cation symporter; translated protein: MKILKENKSSLILLLSMFIGAILGLILGESAKSLQGVANIFLNLLYVSIVPMIFTSIVSSITGMKTTKTIGKILGLMFLIFIITGLFAALYMIVFTQILDPSKNAVLNFKDFEIEKSPSIDLLSMLTVDDFSKLLSRENLMALIVFSFFVGLAISKLADEARLVKDFIDQSSKVVTKIISYIMKLAPIGLGAYFAVLLGENGKQIVGPLSRTILIFALASIIYFFFVNFIMAFIGGGLKSCKKLFTYMWPPVLTAFGTSSSAAALPPNLEAGRKIGIREDVNSIVLPIGANLHKDGTVLIQIIKIALLCPIFGIDLLDPSNLLTAIAVSVIASSVMGAVPGGGYTGEIFLISAFAFPQSSIPIMVLIATIVDPLATAINTSTDLGAAMIVERFVK
- a CDS encoding homoserine O-succinyltransferase, whose protein sequence is MPVIIPEDLISKETLDKENIFTMVEERAKSQDIRALKIGIVNLMPTKKETEVQLLRLISNTPLQIEIDLIAMASYKSSNYQKHLEKFYVSYEEIKDKKYDGLIITGAPLEHKAYDDIIYWEELKKIFEFAKKNVYSTLFICWSAIAALDYYYGVNIDSLDKKIFTVNRYYKQSSDPLFLGFDDSFYMPNSRYKTIRKEEVERIPKLKVLLADDKMGSTIIKSIDNRFVFNLNHLEYDTNTLDDEYRRDIKKGLGTKPAENYYLDDDPNKKIIQRWRSTGYIFFNNWINHYVYQHTPYKISDVETIK
- a CDS encoding O-acetylhomoserine aminocarboxypropyltransferase/cysteine synthase family protein, giving the protein MSKYKNIDTACVRAGYEAKNGDSSIPPIVQSTTFSYEKTSEIADLFDLKESGFFYTRLGNPTIDALEKKIADLDGGVCAVGTGSGQAANLLAVLNIAKAGDNIVAVNNIYGGTYNLFANTLRDLGIETKFVNNNDLDELRAAIDDNTKLVFGETISNPKASVLDIKSYADIAHEHNIPLILDNTLATPALLRPIDYGCDIVTYSSSKYIDGHAAALGGLIVDSGNFDWESGDFDRLTKPDESYHGLIFTEQFKNAAYGARLRTVGLRDFGAVISPQNAFLTILGLDTLALRMNKHSENALRVAEFLEDSDKVDSVSYPFLESSPSYPYAKKYLKGGSGVVSFEIKGGRDEASKFIDSLNLITLAVHVADVRSLALHPASSTHRQLSDEELEKVGVSKSLIRLSIGIEDADDLIEDISQALDKAVRR
- a CDS encoding glutathione peroxidase translates to MTSVYDFTVLDKDNKEISLSKYEGKVLLIVNTATHCGFTKQYDALEALYKKYKDQGFEILDFPCNQFGNQAPESDEEIDSFCALNFGTSFDRFKKIDVNGENEDPLYTFLKEEKKGLGKAIKWNFTKFLIDREGNVVARFGSNKKPENMEKDIEKLLG
- the ileS gene encoding isoleucine--tRNA ligase is translated as MSEFKSLDSKDVRKREGEVEKYWQEIDLLNETFATREDAEEYIIYDGPPTANGRPGIHHVIARTLKDMTSRYKNMQGYKVLKKAGWDTHGLPVEIEVEKTLGFHDKNDIEEYGIEKFNKLCKESVWKYSDQWREMSDRMAYLYNMDDPYVTMDNDYVETEWYLLDKAFKNGYIYEGAKVMPYCPRCGTGLASHEVAQGYQMDKTITLTVKFKKKGTDNEYFLAWTTTPWTLPSNVALSVHPELTYAKLYVADEDSYYYCAKSLAENLMGERDYEVVEEFPGKDMEYWEYEQLMPYVNVGDDKAFIITLADYVSAEDGTGIVHSAPAFGEDDYQIGRKYGLAFVQPVDLEGCFTETPWKGEFIFDTNEKIWRHLQEEGKVFNKQTIEHNYPHCWRCHTPLVYYAKPSWYIEMSKFSDAMVENNKSVNWYPQTIGDKRFGNWLENVKDWAISRSRYWGTPLNIWKCDECGHTDTVGSRAELKERAIEDISEDIELHRPYVDNVSIKCDKCGGTMHRVPDVIDVWFDSGAMPFAQLHYPFEHKEDFEEYFPADFICEGIDQTRGWFYSLMAISTITTGKAPYKNVLVNDLVVDKNGQKMSKSKGNTLDPFALFDKYGADAVRFYSLYVSPPWMQTKFDEKGLIEVKNNFFRTFENVYNFFGLYAETDKLSAEEIAGFSDLKLEKIDKWLYSKLNTLIKNYTEAMDAFDYNKVVHMISDFVVEDLSNWYIRRNRKRFWNSELTDSKKAVYKTTFDAILTISKLIAPITPFIAEEVFRSLTGEKTVHTSLLPKADEKMIDTDLEESMDLVRKIVNLGRASREKESIKVRQPLAKIIVDGAYKEKIADLTGLVKEELNIKDVDFEDDLSDFMDYFLKPDFRVVGRIFQSKVNDFAKFLASTDAKKFIEAVEEKPQEITLGDETYQVTKDYLDIRISAKEGFDVEMDGNVFVILDTEITEDLRDEGYAREFTSKVQNMRKDSGFEVTDRINIYYQASDELNKSLEKFKEEITKETLADKFERKDLTSEEIELNDKTVKIELERL